The Deinococcus depolymerans genome contains the following window.
AACCGGCTACCCACCAGTGCATCATGGGCGAGTGCTGGGAGGACGGGTACGCCAAGTTCTGCGCGAAACATGCCAGAACCCATCCACGCAAGGCCCACCCGCGCGAGGGTGGAGATGCCTGGATGATCGCGCCCCTCTCCAACTCCCCGCGCGATCCCTGCTGCGGGTACTTCGAGCACCCAAGCAGTGAGGAGGACTACGTGTGGTGACGGAAACACTGTTCACGAACATCAGCCAGCTCGTGACGCCTGCGCCGGGTGTGCAGCGCGGCGCGGCCATGCGCGACCTGACCGTCATACCCGACGCGGCGATGCTCGTGTCGGGCGGCGTGATCCGCTGGGTCGGCCCGCGCACCGACGCTCCCGGAATCGCGCAGGAACATGATCTGGGCGGCGTGGCGGTCGTCCCCGGATTGATCGACCCGCACACGCACGCCGTCTGGGCCGGGGATCGCCTCGCGGACTTCGAGGCGCGCGTGCAGGGCGTCCCATACGAGGAGATCCTCGCGCGCGGCGGCGGCATCCGCAGCTCCATGCGGGCGACCGGGGCGGCCAGCGTGGACGAACTCGTCGCGCTCGCCCGGCCACGATTGCGGGCATTGCAGGACTCCGGCGCGACGACCACCGAGGTCAAGAGCGGGTACGGCCTGGACTTCGACGCCGAGCTGCGGATGCTTCATGCCGTCCGCACCCTTCAGGCCGAATTCGGGCTCGTGCCGACCCTGCTGATTCACGTGCCGCCCACTGAGGGCCGCGCCGAGTACGTGCAGGCCGTCTGCCGTGACCTGATCCCCAGTGTGGCGCGTGAGGGGCTGGCGACAGCCGTGGATGTGTTCACCGAGCGCGAGGCGTTCACGGTGGATGAAACCCGCGCGATCCTCCAGGCTGCGAAAGCACATGGCCTTCAGACGAAGCTGCACGCCGATCAGTTCCACGCCATCGGCGGCACGGAACTCGCGTGTGAGCTGGGTGCCCTGAGCGTGGATCACCTGGAGGCGAGCGGCCCCGCGCAGATCGCCGCGCTGGCCGCGTCGAACACCGTGGCGACCATCCTGCCCGGCGTGACCCTGCACCTGGGTCTGCCCGCCGCGCCGGGCCGCGCCCTCATTGACGCGGGAGGGGCAGTCGCCGTGGGCACCGACCTGAACCCCGGTTCCTCACCTGTGTTCAGCACGCAATTCGCGCTGGCCCTCGCGGTGCGCCTGTGCCGCCTGACGCCCGCCGAGGCGCTGACCGCCTGCACCGTGAACGCGGCCGCCGCCCTCGGCCTGAGCGACCGGGGAGCCCTCGCGCCCGGTCAGCGCGCCGACTTCCTCGCCCTGCACAGCCCCGACTGGCGTGACCTGCCCTACACCCTCGGCGCGAACCCCGTGCGGCAGGTCTTCATCGGCGGGACTTCGGTCTGAGCCACCTCTATCAACCATCTTCCATCACCCATCAACCCTCCGAAGGAGTACCCGTGATTCTCGATCAACACCTGTCCCTGTCTGATTTCCTGTCCGTCGTGCGTGGCGGCGAGTCCGTCCAGCTGTCCGAGGCCGCGCGGGAGCGCATTCTTCGTGCGCGGGCGGTGATCGAGCGGATCGTGGATGGTCAGGCGGCGGTGTACGGCGTGAACACGGGCTTCGGGAAGTTCGCGTCGGTGCAGGTGCCGCGCGAGGGGCTGGAGGAGTTGCAGTTGAACCTGATCCTGTCGCACGCGATCGGGGTGGGGGAGAACCTGCCGGGCGAGGTGGTGCGCGGCATGCTGCTGTTGCGGGCGCAGTCGCTGGCGCTGGGGCACTCTGGGGTGCGGCCCGAGGTGGTGGAGCTGCTGCTCTCGCTGCTGAACGCGGGGGCGCACCCGGTCATTCCGGCGCAGGGCAGTGTGGGCGCGTCGGGGGATC
Protein-coding sequences here:
- the hutI gene encoding imidazolonepropionase — encoded protein: MTETLFTNISQLVTPAPGVQRGAAMRDLTVIPDAAMLVSGGVIRWVGPRTDAPGIAQEHDLGGVAVVPGLIDPHTHAVWAGDRLADFEARVQGVPYEEILARGGGIRSSMRATGAASVDELVALARPRLRALQDSGATTTEVKSGYGLDFDAELRMLHAVRTLQAEFGLVPTLLIHVPPTEGRAEYVQAVCRDLIPSVAREGLATAVDVFTEREAFTVDETRAILQAAKAHGLQTKLHADQFHAIGGTELACELGALSVDHLEASGPAQIAALAASNTVATILPGVTLHLGLPAAPGRALIDAGGAVAVGTDLNPGSSPVFSTQFALALAVRLCRLTPAEALTACTVNAAAALGLSDRGALAPGQRADFLALHSPDWRDLPYTLGANPVRQVFIGGTSV